From Actinopolymorpha cephalotaxi, one genomic window encodes:
- a CDS encoding RDD family protein — MSESVTGEAVVLDLRLARPATRALALGIDLLLELILFGLLMIPVALVTGDDASESLIGGLVVACGVLTFVGYTTTIETLTRGKSVGKYALGLRVVRDDGGPVRFRHAFVRALCGVFVDFFVTSGCVGFLTAMLSPGGKRVGDMLAGTLVLRDRAPAAPSAVPEPPPGLEAWSARLELSTLPDQLALSVRSFLGRYHELTPAAREELGGQLATSVARYVAPAPPAGLPPWAYLAAVLAERRRRAFGDQPSPYRSPYAQQAYAQQSYAQQSYAQQSYAQQSAPPATQRQAAQQSAPPATQRQAAQQPATEQPAAPSAEEPPATGGFAPPR; from the coding sequence GTGAGCGAATCCGTCACCGGCGAGGCCGTGGTCCTCGACCTGCGGCTGGCCCGGCCGGCGACCCGGGCGCTGGCCCTGGGTATCGACCTGCTCCTGGAGCTGATCCTCTTCGGCCTGCTGATGATCCCGGTGGCGCTGGTCACCGGCGACGACGCGAGCGAGTCGCTGATCGGCGGGCTGGTCGTCGCCTGCGGTGTGCTCACGTTCGTCGGCTACACCACCACGATCGAGACCCTCACCCGCGGCAAGAGCGTCGGGAAGTACGCCCTCGGGCTGCGGGTCGTGCGCGACGACGGCGGTCCGGTGCGGTTCCGGCACGCGTTCGTCCGCGCGCTGTGCGGGGTGTTCGTCGACTTCTTCGTCACGTCCGGCTGCGTGGGGTTCCTCACCGCGATGCTCTCCCCGGGCGGCAAGCGGGTCGGCGACATGCTGGCCGGCACGCTCGTCCTCCGCGACCGGGCACCGGCGGCACCCTCGGCCGTGCCGGAGCCGCCGCCCGGACTGGAGGCATGGTCGGCGCGGCTGGAGCTGTCCACGCTGCCCGACCAGTTGGCGCTGTCCGTCCGGTCGTTCCTCGGCCGCTACCACGAACTCACCCCCGCCGCCCGTGAGGAGCTGGGTGGGCAGCTGGCCACGTCGGTCGCGAGGTACGTCGCGCCCGCGCCGCCCGCCGGGTTGCCGCCGTGGGCCTACCTCGCCGCCGTGCTGGCCGAACGCCGCCGCCGCGCGTTCGGCGACCAGCCGTCTCCGTACCGGTCGCCGTACGCCCAACAGGCGTACGCCCAGCAGTCGTACGCCCAGCAGTCGTACGCCCAGCAGTCGTACGCCCAGCAGTCGGCACCGCCGGCCACCCAACGGCAGGCCGCCCAGCAGTCGGCACCGCCGGCCACCCAACGGCAGGCCGCCCAGCAGCCTGCCACCGAACAGCCGGCCGCGCCGTCTGCCGAGGAGCCGCCGGCCACCGGTGGCTTCGCACCGCCGCGCTGA
- a CDS encoding DUF58 domain-containing protein yields the protein MTLTYRAALLAAAGVLVVAFAVPSRAGIAMVTAAVLLLCLADVALAGAVRTLTFRREVVGDTGRQAGTEAGIGAAMVSGVRLGESTQVSLLVTNPGRRPVRGVLRDAWPPSAGAVTQRHPLDLSPGERRRVTTTLRPTRRGDKHADRVTVRSLGPLGLAGRQGSHEVPWSVRSLPAFESRKHLPSRLARLRELDGRASVQVRGQGTEFDSLRDYVVGDDVRSVDWRATARRGGVVVRTWRPERDRHVLVVLDTGRTSAGRVGDAPRLDHAMDAALLLAALATRAGDRVDLLAYDRTVRADVRRAAPREVLQRFTAAMAPLAGELVEADHRGLAAAIALRATQRSLVVLLTGLDTAVVEEGWLPVLGTLTRRHEVLLAAVADPRVAELARGRADAREVYAAAAAEQANAERRQVTSTLERLGVTVVDRPPEEIAPALADTYLALKLAGRL from the coding sequence ATGACGCTGACCTACCGCGCCGCGCTGCTGGCCGCCGCCGGGGTGCTCGTGGTGGCGTTCGCCGTACCCTCCCGGGCCGGCATCGCGATGGTCACCGCCGCCGTCCTGCTGCTCTGCCTGGCCGACGTCGCGCTGGCCGGGGCGGTGCGGACGCTGACGTTCCGGCGGGAGGTCGTCGGCGACACCGGCAGACAGGCGGGGACCGAGGCGGGCATCGGGGCGGCCATGGTGAGCGGAGTCCGGCTGGGCGAGTCGACGCAGGTGTCCCTGCTGGTCACCAACCCGGGCCGGCGGCCGGTGCGCGGGGTGCTCCGCGACGCCTGGCCGCCCTCCGCGGGTGCGGTCACCCAGCGGCATCCGCTCGACCTGTCCCCGGGCGAACGTCGCCGCGTGACCACGACCCTGCGCCCCACCCGGCGGGGAGACAAGCACGCCGACCGGGTGACCGTACGCTCGCTCGGGCCGCTCGGCCTGGCCGGCCGTCAGGGTTCGCACGAGGTTCCGTGGTCGGTGCGGTCGCTGCCGGCGTTCGAGAGCCGCAAGCACCTTCCCTCCCGGCTGGCCCGGCTGCGCGAACTCGACGGCCGGGCCAGCGTGCAGGTGCGCGGCCAGGGAACGGAGTTCGACTCGCTGCGCGACTACGTGGTGGGTGACGACGTACGCTCCGTCGACTGGCGGGCGACCGCCCGGCGCGGCGGCGTGGTGGTGCGCACCTGGCGGCCCGAACGCGACCGGCACGTGCTCGTCGTCCTGGACACCGGCCGCACCTCCGCCGGCCGGGTCGGCGACGCGCCCCGCCTGGACCACGCGATGGACGCGGCCCTGTTGCTGGCCGCGCTGGCGACCAGGGCCGGTGACCGCGTGGACCTGCTGGCGTACGACCGGACGGTCCGCGCGGACGTACGCCGGGCGGCACCGCGCGAGGTCCTGCAGAGGTTCACCGCCGCGATGGCGCCGCTTGCCGGCGAGCTCGTCGAGGCCGACCACCGCGGGCTCGCCGCCGCGATCGCGCTGCGGGCCACCCAGCGGTCACTGGTGGTGCTGCTCACCGGACTGGACACCGCTGTCGTCGAGGAGGGCTGGCTGCCGGTGCTCGGCACCCTGACCCGCCGGCACGAGGTGCTGCTCGCCGCCGTGGCCGACCCGCGGGTGGCCGAGCTCGCGCGGGGACGGGCCGACGCGCGGGAGGTGTACGCCGCGGCCGCGGCCGAGCAGGCCAACGCCGAACGCCGGCAGGTCACCTCGACCCTGGAACGCCTCGGCGTGACCGTCGTCGACCGGCCACCGGAGGAGATCGCGCCCGCGCTGGCCGACACCTACCTCGCCCTGAAACTGGCCGGCCGGCTGTGA
- the ahcY gene encoding adenosylhomocysteinase encodes MTFDFKVKDLGLAEFGRKEIRLAEHEMPGLMSLREEYAAAQPLAGARIMGSLHMTVQTAVLIETLTALGAQVRWVSCNIFSTQDHAAAAMVVGPNGTPEDPQGVPVFAWKGETLEEYWWCTEQALTWPAGPDGEAGPNMILDDGGDATLLVHKGAEYETNGAVPDPSTADTEEFAIVLGLLKKSFEADPKKWSTIADRIQGVSEETTTGVHRLYEMHRAGTLRFPAINVNDSVTKSKFDNKYGIRHSLVDGINRGTDVLIGGKVAVVAGYGDVGKGAAESLRGQGARVIVTEIDPICALQAAMDGYQVLTLEDVVETADIFITTTGNFNIITADHMSRMKHQAIVGNIGHFDNEIDMAGLAKLPGIEKIEIKPQVHEWRFPDGHTILVLSEGRLLNLGNATGHPSFVMSNSFTNQVIAQIELFTKKDEYPIGVYVLPKHLDEKVARLHLDALGVKLTELTKEQAAYIGVDVAGPYKSDHYRY; translated from the coding sequence GGGCTCGCTGCACATGACCGTGCAGACCGCGGTGCTCATCGAGACGCTGACGGCCCTCGGCGCGCAGGTGCGCTGGGTGAGCTGCAACATCTTCTCCACCCAGGACCACGCCGCCGCGGCGATGGTGGTCGGCCCGAACGGCACTCCCGAGGACCCGCAGGGTGTCCCGGTGTTCGCCTGGAAGGGCGAGACGCTGGAGGAGTACTGGTGGTGCACCGAGCAGGCCCTCACCTGGCCCGCCGGTCCCGACGGTGAAGCCGGCCCGAACATGATCCTCGACGACGGTGGCGACGCGACGCTGCTCGTCCACAAGGGCGCGGAGTACGAGACCAACGGCGCGGTGCCGGACCCCTCCACGGCCGACACCGAGGAGTTCGCGATCGTCCTCGGCCTGCTGAAGAAGTCGTTCGAGGCCGACCCGAAGAAGTGGTCGACCATCGCCGACCGCATCCAGGGTGTCAGCGAGGAGACCACCACCGGCGTCCACCGGCTGTACGAGATGCACCGGGCCGGCACGCTGCGCTTCCCGGCGATCAACGTCAACGACTCGGTCACCAAGTCGAAGTTCGACAACAAGTACGGCATCCGCCACTCGCTCGTGGATGGCATCAACCGCGGCACCGACGTGCTGATCGGCGGCAAGGTCGCGGTCGTCGCGGGCTACGGCGACGTCGGCAAGGGCGCCGCCGAGTCCCTGCGTGGGCAGGGCGCCCGGGTGATCGTCACCGAGATCGACCCGATCTGCGCGCTGCAGGCGGCGATGGACGGCTACCAGGTCCTCACCCTGGAAGACGTGGTGGAGACCGCCGACATCTTCATCACCACCACCGGCAACTTCAACATCATCACCGCCGACCACATGAGCCGGATGAAGCACCAGGCCATCGTCGGCAACATCGGCCACTTCGACAACGAGATCGACATGGCCGGTCTGGCGAAGCTGCCCGGCATCGAGAAGATCGAGATCAAGCCGCAGGTGCACGAGTGGCGCTTCCCCGACGGCCACACGATCCTGGTGCTGTCGGAGGGCCGGCTGCTCAACCTCGGCAACGCCACCGGCCACCCGAGCTTCGTGATGTCGAACAGCTTCACCAACCAGGTGATCGCGCAGATCGAGCTGTTCACCAAGAAGGACGAGTACCCGATCGGCGTGTACGTCCTGCCCAAGCACCTGGACGAGAAGGTCGCCCGGCTGCACCTGGACGCCCTCGGCGTCAAGCTCACCGAGCTGACCAAGGAACAGGCCGCCTACATCGGCGTGGACGTGGCCGGGCCGTACAAGTCCGACCACTACCGCTACTGA
- a CDS encoding AAA family ATPase, with protein sequence MTDQATATDDTGRADHADQPGQSGDAGPPASDARAALLAVRAEVAKAVVGQDSAVTGLLIALLCRGHVLLEGVPGVAKTLLVRSLAAALRLDSKRVQFTPDLMPGDVLGSLVYDARTAAFEFREGPVFTHLLLADEINRTPPKTQAALLEAMEENQVSVEGIARPLPEPFLVAATQNPIEYEGTYPLPEAQLDRFLLKLHLNLPSREEEVAVVGRHAHGFDPRNLAGAGLTPVAGVDDLAAARGAVAAVSLGEEVLGYVVDVCRATRESPSLRLGVSPRGATALMRAARAWAWLSGRDYVTPDDVKALALPTLRHRVELRPEAELEGVSADGVLDGILATVPVPR encoded by the coding sequence GTGACCGACCAGGCGACCGCGACCGACGACACCGGGCGCGCCGACCATGCCGATCAGCCCGGCCAATCCGGTGACGCCGGACCACCCGCGAGCGACGCCCGGGCGGCACTCCTCGCGGTCCGTGCCGAGGTGGCCAAGGCGGTCGTCGGGCAGGACTCCGCCGTCACCGGGCTGCTGATCGCGTTGCTCTGCCGCGGGCACGTACTGCTGGAGGGGGTGCCGGGCGTCGCCAAGACGCTGCTGGTGCGATCCCTGGCCGCCGCGCTCCGCCTGGACAGCAAGCGGGTGCAGTTCACGCCCGACCTGATGCCCGGCGACGTGCTGGGCTCACTGGTCTACGACGCGCGGACGGCCGCGTTCGAGTTCCGGGAGGGGCCGGTCTTCACCCACCTCCTGCTGGCCGACGAGATCAACCGCACCCCGCCCAAGACGCAGGCCGCGCTGCTGGAGGCGATGGAGGAGAACCAGGTCTCGGTCGAGGGCATCGCCCGGCCGCTGCCCGAGCCGTTCCTGGTGGCGGCGACGCAGAACCCGATCGAGTACGAAGGCACCTATCCGCTGCCCGAGGCCCAGCTGGACCGGTTCCTGCTCAAGCTGCACCTCAACCTCCCGTCGCGGGAGGAGGAGGTCGCGGTCGTCGGCCGGCACGCGCACGGGTTCGACCCGCGCAACCTCGCCGGCGCCGGGCTTACTCCGGTGGCCGGGGTGGACGACCTGGCCGCCGCGCGCGGCGCCGTCGCCGCGGTGTCGCTCGGCGAGGAGGTGCTGGGGTACGTCGTCGACGTGTGCCGCGCCACCCGCGAGTCGCCGTCGCTGCGACTCGGCGTCTCCCCGCGCGGCGCCACCGCACTGATGCGGGCGGCCCGCGCCTGGGCCTGGCTGTCCGGCCGCGACTACGTGACGCCCGACGACGTGAAGGCGCTGGCGCTGCCGACGCTTCGCCACCGGGTGGAGCTGCGGCCGGAGGCGGAGCTGGAGGGTGTGTCCGCGGACGGGGTGCTGGACGGGATCCTGGCCACCGTGCCGGTCCCCCGGTAG
- a CDS encoding stage II sporulation protein M has protein sequence MDVDAYAAAHQAEWDRLEALVRRRGRLTGAEADELVTLYQRVASHLSVVRSSAPDVVLVGRLSALVARARAAVTGAHTPAWREVGRFFTVSFPAALYRCAPWWLGTAAAFLAVCAGIGWWVATHPLVRAALLPPAAVDQLVDHEFADYYSSAPAAEFAFGVWTNNAWVAAGSLALGVLLGVPVAYILWQNAANVGVSGGLMVAADRGDVFFGLILPHGLLEITAVLVAGGAGIRLGWTVVAPGARTRMRALAETGRETVGMALGLAAVLLVSGVIEGFVTPSGLPTWARVGIGVLAEVAFLTYVFWLGRRAVLAGETGDVAADERGDLLPTSA, from the coding sequence GTGGACGTGGACGCGTACGCCGCCGCACACCAGGCGGAGTGGGACCGGCTGGAGGCCCTGGTCCGCCGCCGCGGCCGGCTCACCGGCGCGGAGGCCGACGAGCTGGTCACGCTCTACCAGCGGGTGGCGAGCCACCTGTCCGTCGTCCGGTCGAGCGCGCCCGACGTCGTACTCGTCGGCCGGCTGTCCGCGCTGGTCGCCCGGGCGCGCGCCGCGGTGACCGGTGCCCACACCCCCGCCTGGCGCGAGGTCGGGCGGTTCTTCACCGTGTCGTTCCCGGCGGCGCTCTACCGCTGTGCGCCCTGGTGGCTCGGCACGGCCGCGGCGTTCCTCGCCGTCTGCGCCGGCATCGGCTGGTGGGTCGCGACGCATCCGCTGGTACGCGCGGCGCTGCTGCCCCCGGCCGCGGTCGACCAGCTCGTCGACCACGAATTCGCCGACTACTACAGCTCGGCCCCGGCCGCGGAGTTCGCGTTCGGGGTGTGGACGAACAACGCCTGGGTGGCGGCCGGCAGCCTGGCCCTGGGTGTGCTGCTCGGCGTCCCGGTCGCCTACATCCTGTGGCAGAACGCCGCGAACGTCGGTGTGTCCGGCGGGCTGATGGTGGCCGCCGACCGGGGCGACGTGTTCTTCGGGCTGATCCTGCCGCACGGCCTGCTGGAGATCACCGCCGTCCTCGTGGCCGGTGGCGCGGGCATCCGGCTGGGGTGGACCGTCGTCGCGCCCGGTGCGCGCACTCGGATGCGGGCGCTGGCCGAGACCGGGCGGGAGACGGTCGGGATGGCTCTCGGGCTGGCCGCGGTGCTGCTGGTGTCCGGGGTGATCGAGGGGTTCGTCACGCCGTCCGGCCTGCCCACCTGGGCGCGGGTCGGCATCGGGGTGCTGGCCGAGGTGGCGTTCCTGACGTACGTCTTCTGGCTCGGCCGGCGGGCGGTGCTGGCGGGGGAGACCGGCGACGTCGCGGCGGACGAACGAGGCGACCTGCTGCCCACCTCCGCCTGA